Within Triticum dicoccoides isolate Atlit2015 ecotype Zavitan chromosome 1B, WEW_v2.0, whole genome shotgun sequence, the genomic segment GAAGCTTGAGAAACCAATTCTGAAGCGTCTGGGTCCTGAAAACTGCGGTAGCCCAGACAAGATCCATGCGCGCTGTTCAGCTTCCTGAAACAAAATTACCAGATTTTTTTTATCAGGATTGCAAACATAAAACCATGCACATTTATGCGCTATTCCACAGAAACTGCATGCCGCTGACGTTGTTAGAATATAAATAAATTTCACTCTAGCAGAAGACCATCATGCCATGCCACATTTCGTCAATATAATTCAGACACTAGTACATGCCTTTCGATACCTTGTGGCCTGATTTTGCCTAATATACTAGTACATGCCAAGTGACCACCGAAAAAAGTTTCAGAAAGCAATCCTGAAAAATGAGGGTAGCCTGAATCAGAACCTTGTGCGCAGTTTAGCTTCCTGATGACATAAAGTTACAATTTCTATTTTCCAGGAAGAAAACGCACAATAGTGCAAGGTTTCAGAATTCAGATTATCCGGCAAACATCAGCAAACACAATCAATATTATCATTTGCGGTCAATGACACCACTCATCAGAATGTGCTGATGAGCAACTGTGGGCGGTCGAGTGGACAACGGGGGCGAGGGCCTCGGTGCTCGGAGGAGGCGGGATGTGTGTCGCTGGCTGGACGAGACGTGTGCGGTGTGGTGGGAGTTGAAGACGAGAAACACTTCCCTGCTGGCTGCACATTTCCTTGGACCATCTTTGCTCACGCCTAAAGAACAGTAGGGCCAACAGTTCAGCCAACAAAGAAAACAGAGCTTCACATCACGGCAACAAAAGTGCTGGGCTGGGCTGGGAGCCTATGAGCCGTAAAAGAGAATTAAGCAGTCTAGAAGTATAGATAAGATGGTTAGACAACTGTTAATGCAGGGGGAGTACGTCTTTCATGAATCACCGTTGACTACAGTCACATTCCTTTGGTTTGACTCTTATAAAATTGCATGGCTACAGAGTTTACATGCATTTTCTTCCCAGAGAATGTAGGCTCAGTTTGCCAAGTGTTAGCTTATCAAGGTTCAGTTTCTCAGATAGTTTCTTCACTTAGTTCAGTTTCGTCAGTTAACACTGGCAGTGTTATTTATTCATCAAGTAACTTTGCAGCTGTGGGAAGCCAGAATGATTCTTGCGTTTCCTTGTAAAGCTACAAGGCATCTTAACTCCCAATGAAATTATGCAAAAAAATTGATAGTGGAGGCCATGGGTGGCATGGAAAGGTAACTACACATCTGACCATAGGAAGATATGATTTACTGTTGGGCTCGTCTCTTCAGAATTGCCAACACAATACCTTGTCGATGCATCAGGGACTCAACTGGTGTTGTCAACCTCGCAGGAATGCCCATCAGCACCAGGTGGTCACCAGAGGTTGGTACTAGTGCTAACAATCTACCTACTTCTAGTCTTGTCTTCAAATTCACTTGACCCATGCATTAGCTAGTTGATGGACACGACCTCATCATATATCTGCATCCAGGTTAAGAGGGAAATTCTGCAGAGCCGAGTCAGTGTCACCTCAAAGGTAGCTACTCTACTCTACTTCATCATATATCTGCATGCTTGAATTTAGTCTGTCCTCTCGTTTTTAATcacctactccctctgttcccaaatacttgtctttctaggcatttcaaatggattcaacatacggatgcatatagacatattttaaagtgtagattcactcattttgcgccgtatgtagtcacttgttgaaatctctagaaagacaagtatttgaacggagggagtactaatttggATGCATCTGAATAAACAATTGAACTGAATTTGATGGATGGGATTAAACTGAACCTAGGTTGTGGATCACAATCAATACTAGCACTAGTGCCAGCAGcaatggcaatggcaatggcaatggcaATGGTCCCTCTGTTTTCGTTAGTGCAACAGCCGTCGGCTACTACGGTACctactcttttttcttcttcttcttcttaaattgatttgatttgatttgatttgattagGTTTGATCAAGCAAGCAGCTTAATCAATCAGTCAATTTTTTTAACCACAACAAGAATAGAAGAATCCTTAATAaattgatttgatttgatttgatgaagcaagcaagcaagcaagcacaaTCAATCTTTCTTTTTTTtaaccaaaaaaaataaaaaagaagaattGCAATTGCAGGCACCAGCGAGACGGACAGCTTCGATGAATCCAGCCCATCAGGCAATGACTACCTGGCACATGTATGCCGAGAATGGGAGGGCCGGGCACGGCAAGTGAAGCAGGAGCACGTCCGGCTGGTGCTCATTCGGATCGGAGTCGTCCTCGGCAAGGACGGCGGCGCTGTGGCCAAGATGATCCCCTTCTTCATGATGTTTGCCGGCGGGATGCTCGGCACAGGAACACAATGGTCTCtgcactttttcttcttcttcttcttcttcttcttcttcttcttctttgctatATATATGTCACAACAATGTGATGTGAATGTGATGTACATATATATAGGTTCTGTTGGATTCATTTGGACGACCTGGTGGATCTCATCTAGAAGAAGACTGCCATGGTCTGATTCACACTAGCATGTTCGTCACCAGACCACTGTTTGTCACCTTGTCTTGGTCTTTGTGCTAGTCGACAGAAACTGCATGCAGTAACTGTCGCTGCAGAAGCTAGAATATAAACAGATTCACACTAGCAGAAGACTGCCATGCCAGACCACATTTTGTCAATCTGATTAATACGTACACTAGTGCAGGCCTTTTGATAACTTGTGGCCTGATTTTGCTCAGGCTAGTGAATGGACTGAAATGAAGGGACTTGTATGGGAATGTTTATAAATCAACCAAAATAAGCTTGAGAAGCCAATCATGTAACAAGGTTTCAGAATCTCCAGGAAACTCATTTAATGTTGCCGTTTGTGGTCAATGACACTCCATCCATCAGGGTGTGCTGATGAAGAGCTGCCGGCCGTTGAAACTTGAAAAAAAGGCACACTATTACAA encodes:
- the LOC119349930 gene encoding epimerase family protein SDR39U1 homolog, chloroplastic-like, whose product is MLEFSLLWITINTSTSASSNGNGNGNGNGPSVFVSATAVGYYGTSETDSFDESSPSGNDYLAHVCREWEGRARQVKQEHVRLVLIRIGVVLGKDGGAVAKMIPFFMMFAGGMLGTGTQWSLHFFFFFFFFFFFFFFAIYMSQQCDVNVMYIYIGSVGFIWTTWWISSRRRLPWSDSH